The DNA sequence AGCGGCCGGCTGTATTATGATGCGGAAATGTCACCTGAACACCTGCCCGGTGGGCGTAGCCACGCAAAATAAAGAACTGCGCGCCCTGTTCACCGGCAAGCCGGAGCATGTTGTGAACATGTTCACGTTCATCGCTACCGAACTGCGGGAGATCATGGCCGAAATGGGCTTCCGGACCATCAACGAGATGGTTGGTCAGGCTCAGATGCTCGAACTACGCAGTGACCTCCCTCACTGGAAGTACAAGAATATCAACCTCGACGCGCTGCTCTACAAAGAGCCAACAAACCTGGATGTGGCCCTGTACAAACAGGAAGAGCAGAACCACGAACTGGAGCACGTACTCGACCGGAAGCTGATCGAACTGGCCAAGCCAGCGCTGGATTCGGCCGAAGCCGTGTACGGAGAATTTACGGTGCAGAACATCGACCGGAGCATTGGTACGATGCTCTCGAACGAAATCTCCAAACGCTACGGTGGTCCCGGTCTGCCCGACGGTTCGATCCACATCAAACTGCGCGGTACAGCCGGTCAAAGTTTCGGTGCATTCGCCACGGCGGGTATCAAGCTGGAACTGGAAGGTGACGCCAACGACTATTTCGGCAAGGGCCTCTGCGGTGCTCAGCTCATTGTGTATCCCGACCGGACAGCACAGTTCAAACCCGAAGAAAACAGCATAGTCGGTAACGTATCATTCTACGGAGCAACCTCCGGCGAAGCGTACATCCGAGGTATGGCTGGCGAACGCTTCGGGGTCCGCAACTCCGGTGCTAAAGTAGTTGTTGAAGGAGTAGGTGACCACGGACTCGAATACATGACCGGCGGACTAGCCATTATCCTCGGACAAACGGGCCGCAACTTCGCAGCGGGTATGTCGGGGGGGGTAGCCTATGTCTACGACCTGGACGGAACGTTCTCCTCGAAGGTAAACATGGAAATGGTCAGCCTGGAAACACTGAACGTCGAAGACCACGGCATTGTGCGGGAGTACGTCGAGAAGCATTTTGAGTACACCACCAGTAATGTTGCCTTGGCCCTGATGCAGGACTGGGATCAGCAGATCGGTCGGTTCGTGAAGGTGATGCCCGCCGACTTCCGGAATGCACTGGCCGGACGGGGCATTTCACTGGCCGATCAGATTCGGGATAAGAATGTTGTTTATCAAGACATTACGGTGGACGTGACGCACGGATAATGACGTTAGAACTTCCTTTTCTGGTCGCAGAAAGTAAACTAACTCAGTACCTGCTTGTCCCTCTGTTGAGAAATGATGAATCAAACTACCTACGATTGGCCGGTTACGAAATGGAAAACTGGCCAATCTTGGAAAGAGACCTGATCATGTTGGCATAAACTGACGATGCATACGCTGAGAACGTATTCCTTTATGGGATCTCCGACAGCATCACTGGAAGTTTGTTTGCCCCCGATGGGCGCTTGTTGATGGTAAAAGCCATTTGGAGGAAGGAAAGTAAGACAGGATTGACTAAATTCATAAGCTTATATCCTCCTCTATGAATCATGAAATTACCATTGTATCGACAAGTTGCTTTGTTGAAAGGCTACCCTGAGGAGGGCTTGTTAGCTGGTGACGTGGTAACCACTATGGGGTTCCCGGCGTCGCCAAAACCCGGCGTTCCGAACGGATATTTCGTAGAAGTATTCAATGCACTGGGCAAGACAATCGCCGTTTTTACGAGGGCGACATTGAGCCATTAACGGATGATGCTGTTCTGCGTCGCAGGACGCTGGAAACTGCGTAAAAGAGTCGTAAAGAACCATACGTGCAGTTCACGTAAACTGTACTGACTATTGAGCATACCATTACCATGGGAAAACCTACCGGATTTTTAGAGTTTACGCGTGAGCTGCCTAAAAAGCGCGACCCGCAACAGCGCATTCACGATTACAAAGAGATTGAAGTGCCGTTTTCGGAGCAGGATTCACAGCGACAGGCGGCACGCTGCATGGACTGCGGCACACCATTCTGTCACAGTGGTTGTCCACTCGGCAACATCATACCGGAGTTCAACGACGCGGTATATGAGCAGAACTGGGCCTACGCCTACGAGATTCTGGCCAGCACCAACAACTTCCCTGAGTTTACGGGCCGCATCTGCCCCGCCCCCTGTGAGGCCTCCTGCGTACTGGGTATCAACAAACCCCCGGTTGCCATTGAATTTATCGAAAAGTCCATTGCCGAGGTAGCTTTCGAGAAAGGCTACGTTAAAGCCAGTCCGCCCAACGTACGGACGGGAAAGCAGGTTGCAGTAGTGGGTTCCGGCCCCGCCGGTTTAGCGGCTGCCGCCCAGCTTAACAAAGCGGGTCATACCGTTACCGTGTTCGAACGGGCCGATCAGGTTGGCGGTTTGCTGCGTTATGGTATTCCTGATTTTAAACTCGAGAAATGGACCATCGATCGCCGGCTGGCGGTGATGGAAGCCGAAGGAATTCAGTTCAAAACCGGCGTCAACGTAGGGGTTGACGTGCGGGCCAAAGACTTGATGGATCAGTTCGACCTGGTGATGCTTACCGGCGGCTCAACCGTTCCACGCGACCTTCCGATTCCCGGCCGTGACCTCAAAGGTATTTATCCGGCGATGGAATTCCTGAGCCAGCAAAACAAACGCAACGCCAACCGCCCCGTTGACGTCGACCACCAGGGTATGCCCTACGGTGACGGGGAGTTGTGGGCAACCGGAAAAAATGTGGTTGTCATTGGTGGTGGCGATACGGGTTCCGACTGCGTGGGAACCTCCAACCGCCACGGTGCAGCCAGTGTTACCCAGATTGAACTGATGCCCATGCCCCCTAAAGAGCGGGCCGCCAACACCCCATGGCCCAACTGGCCCATGATGCTCCGCACCAGCACCTCCCACGAGGAAGGCTGCGAGCGCCAGTGGTCGATCAACACGAAAGCTTTCATCGGCGATGAAAACGGTAATCTGAAAGCACTACGTCTGGTTGACCTGACCTGGAAAAACGAAGGCGGCCGGATGCAGATGGTTGAACTACCCGGCTCGGAACGCGACGTTCCCTGCGAACTGGCCCTGCTGGCTGCTGGTTTTCTGCATCCGCAGCACAACGGCCTGCTCGACGAACTCGGACTGGAATACGACGAGCGTGGTAATGTAAAAACGAACAAGTACCAGACCTCGACCAACCCGAAAGTTTTCGCAGCGGGCGACATGCGCCGGGGTCAGTCGCTCGTCGTGTGGGCCATCTCCGAAGGCCGCGAAGCCGCCCGCGCTGCCGATTGCTACCTGATGGGAGAAACCCGGCTTGAAGCCAAAGCGGTATCCATGATCGAAGCCGTTTAAAGGTAGTCGCCGGTAAAGCCCGGCCAATCCCGTAAAATAAGACCCGAAAAAGCCCAACTGGTTAAATTAGTTGGGCTTTTTCGGGTCTTATTTTACGGCTATCACTTCTACTTCGATGAGGACGTCATCCCGGACAATCTTCTCAAGACTTTTCACCTGCTGCAAACCCGGCGCTATCTGCCCAAAGAAACCGGCCCCAACGGAAGAAGCCGTTTGGGAAGCAGCCGCATTCACCTGCCCGGGAGTACCCCGGAGGTGATACGTCACCTGCTTCACGTTACGCATGGTCATTCCTACCCGGTCCAGGGCAGCAACCAGATTCTGAAACACCTGCCGGGTCTGTTCACCCAAGTTACCAGTGCCTACCAACTCACCGCTGGCGTTGTAGGGCCGTTGCCCGCTGATATACACCTCTTTGCCCACCACACCGGTATCAACCTTATAGGTATAGCCCAACTGCGGATTTGGATTCGTTTGCGCCTGCACGAACGTCGTCAGCAGGAGGCTCGCCAGACAGGTAAAGAAAAACTTCATAGAGGATAAAACGTGGTTATAAGGTAACAGGCTCTTCCTTCTCGTCGAAAAAGAGGTAATTCAGTAGGTCACAGTATGGTTTTATCAGTTGGCATCCCCGTATGACTTCATCCGCAAAATTAACTTTTATAACCTCCTTGTCGGTGTAGCGGTGAATGAAAAACAGTTCTTTCCGACGTAGCAGGTCAATTTCGGGATGGTCGGCGGAGTACCCTTTCGGTGTTGTTTTCATCGACTCCCCCGACACCTCCGGAAAATAAGCCCGGAACTGATCGGCCTCAATAATATCTTTCAACTCCTGCACATTGTAATCGACCTCCTGCCGAAACTTAGCCAGGTTAGCCGGTGTGGGCTGCCACATACCCGCCCCCAGAAATGATTTGTTACCGGGCTGGATTTGCACGTAGTAGTCGATGCGACCCGAATGACGACCACCGGGGCCAATGGCAAAAGCCAGGTTCGACTTATACGGGGCTTTATCCTTCGAGAACCGAATATCCCGGTTAATCCGGAATATGCAGTCCCTGACAGCTGTATTCGCCAGTGGCTCAAAGGCACTCATACCCGTGAGCACCCGCTCCACAACCCCACATAATTCGGCCTTGGCGGCATCATACCGACTCCGGTTGGCGTGAAACCATTCCCGGTGGTTATTGTCAACGAGTTCCGTCAGGAACGTAAAAGTTGGTTTGGTGAAAGTTGCTTTTGAACTATTTTTTGTTGTCATTATTAACCAAAGATAAGCAATACACCAAAACGCATCGCCAGAATTTACTTAATTTGTTACAAAAAGTTTTCGCTTAAACTGCCGGGGACACATACGCTCAATGGACCGGAATGTGTTGCTGAAATGGGTAAGGCTGTTAAAACCCGACTCATAGCAGGCGTCGGTAATGCTCTTGGCCGGGTTGCTCAGAATAACCTTGGCGCGCCGGATGCGTTCGGTCAGGATGAACTGAGCGGGCGACACACCGAGTTCACTTTTAAAAAGGCGGAAGAAATGCGATTTTGATAGACACGCCTTGTCGCACAGTTCTTCGATCGACAGAGATCGGGTCACGTTTTCCCGGATATATGACACAATGTAAGCCAGCCGGTTGGTGCTCAGGTGTTGTTTCGTATGGGTCAGCAAATCGGTTTGTACCTGTACCTGCGATAAACGAATGATCAGCTCTTTCAGGGTGTTCTTGATAAAAAACGATTTGAACGGGTTGTTTTCCCGAAAGAGCCGGGCCAGTTTATCGACCAGCGTACTGATTTCGGGGTCGTTCTGCAGATGGTAACTGTTGGTATGCAGTTGCCACTGATCATTTACTTCCACCCGCGCCACCTGTTCGTTCAGTTCCGCGACGGTTTGTCGGATAAACTCATCCGAGATGGTTAAAGCCAGACAACGGGTTGGTTTAGCGATGGTAGCCTCCGGATAATCGACAAACAGGGTATGATTGGGCGCCATCAGCAGCGATTCGCCGGGCCGGTACTCGAAAGATGGCTGATCAGGATGGTGCACAACCTTTCTCCCACTCAACATACTCGTCATGACGGGCGTATCGAAGCGCAGTTCGACATGACTGGCCTGCTGAAAGGTTTCGTACAGGTGCAGTTCAGCCGAATCGTGACTTAACGTCAGCTTGTTCTCCACCAGCTCATCAATTCGATTACCCCACATGCCAACCGCTTCGTGGCCGGGACTGATTCCTACCTTTTTCATAATCAATGAATGTACAGTTGCGCAAGTATGTATCTACATAACGAAAAATCAGTTGTACAATTTGAGCAAAATTTGTGAAGAAACTTCACAGTATCCGGTAAGTTAAACATTGATGGTCTGGAATCGGCTTACTACCTTGAGCCACCAACGGCCCGGACTAACGACAAACGGCGGGCTTCGGCTACCATGCACCAACGCCTTGCTATCACCCCGGCCGCTGCCGACGTACTCAATAAGCTCCGCGCGCAGCACGGCCCGCTCATGTTTCATCAGAGCGGAGGATGCTGCGACGGCTCATCCCCCATGTGCTACGCTGCAGGCGACTTCATCATTGGCTCTCAGGACATATGGCTCGGTCAGATCGACGGCTGCGACTTCTGGATGTCGAGCGACCAGTTCGAATACTGGCAACACACCCATCTGACAGTCGATGTGACACCTGGACGGGGAGCCAGTTTTTCCCTCGAAATCCCAATGGGTGTCCGCTTCCTGATCCGGTCGCGCATGTTCGAGCCCCAGGAACTGAACAACCTGCTCCCTGTTCAACAGGGTCCTTTCGAAAATGCCTGAGTAATATGGCTGCCTGGATTGGCAGCCCCTTTTTTTAAAAACATCAATCTACTTATTCTGGTTATTTAATAGAATAGTCACTTAATTACTAACCACAGTTAGTCAACGTTATGCCAGACAAGACATTAGAAAAAGTAGAGAAGGAGTACGACGATCAACGCATCACGGGTAACCAGGACAATGGCACCCAGCATGGCCAGACTGGCAACGGGCGTAGTTCGACATCGCACAAAAGCAGTAAGCATTCGAAGGGGTCAAGCAGCGCCGGCAGTTCAACCGGTGGTTCCAAAGGTGGCCACAGCAACTAACTAAGCCGGTATATCTTTTAACGACGAAGGGGAATCAGTAGCACTGGTTCCCCTTCGTCGTTAAAAGATATACCGGATGGTACACCACGGGATTTCTTCGGCCAGGAGTCGACTGAATATTTCTACCATCTTTCCTTTCAGCTGGTGGTCGTAGCGAATGTTCCAGCCCCCAAACTGGCTCACTTTACTTTCCTGCAGCGACGGCACCCAAAGCAGTTCTTCGGCCTTTGGATTGATAGCCAGATTCGCCTGGTGCTGCCCCTGATTGTGCGTCAGAAATATGACCTCGCACCGGAGTTGTGCCTTAACCTCGGGCCGAAGCTGCGCATCCAGTTGCCGAAATAACTCCCGGTAGTCGTCACGCCAAGCTTTGCCACCATACACGATAACGGGTGAGAAGTTGACGTGAACGTCGTAGCCGGCGTCGTAGAAGTCGTTGATTGCCGCAATTCGTTTTTCAATGCTATCCGTTCGTACGTCGACCAGTTTGCTCACGTGGCTCGGCATCAGGCTGAACCGAATACGTACCTTCCGCTGCGGATCGAAACTGAGCAGATCGGGGTTCACAAATTTGGTAGCAAAGGTTGCTTTGGCGCGGGAATGATCCCGATAGAATTCAAAAACCTGCCGAATCCCGTCCGACAGACTGTAGTCAACTGAAATGTCGGAGTTACAACCGATATCGTAGGTCCAGAACGTATCGTCGGTCTGGTTGGCGGGTTTAGGCCATGCCAGTGCCTGAACGTGACTGTCCACGGCTGCGGTTATTTCTTCAACGTTCGTAAACAGGGTGATGGG is a window from the Spirosoma rigui genome containing:
- a CDS encoding spore photoproduct lyase family protein translates to MPDFKPSLILYTADALNDRGEAVLASYPEAEMLQVAQHNRLPELGMNHFKVKSDVLVLGKLKTKEIKWSGRSSDYIAPSLANGCFGGCAYCYVDRHKKVNPITLFTNVEEITAAVDSHVQALAWPKPANQTDDTFWTYDIGCNSDISVDYSLSDGIRQVFEFYRDHSRAKATFATKFVNPDLLSFDPQRKVRIRFSLMPSHVSKLVDVRTDSIEKRIAAINDFYDAGYDVHVNFSPVIVYGGKAWRDDYRELFRQLDAQLRPEVKAQLRCEVIFLTHNQGQHQANLAINPKAEELLWVPSLQESKVSQFGGWNIRYDHQLKGKMVEIFSRLLAEEIPWCTIRYIF
- a CDS encoding DUF2461 domain-containing protein, with amino-acid sequence MTTKNSSKATFTKPTFTFLTELVDNNHREWFHANRSRYDAAKAELCGVVERVLTGMSAFEPLANTAVRDCIFRINRDIRFSKDKAPYKSNLAFAIGPGGRHSGRIDYYVQIQPGNKSFLGAGMWQPTPANLAKFRQEVDYNVQELKDIIEADQFRAYFPEVSGESMKTTPKGYSADHPEIDLLRRKELFFIHRYTDKEVIKVNFADEVIRGCQLIKPYCDLLNYLFFDEKEEPVTL
- a CDS encoding glutamate synthase subunit beta, with product MGKPTGFLEFTRELPKKRDPQQRIHDYKEIEVPFSEQDSQRQAARCMDCGTPFCHSGCPLGNIIPEFNDAVYEQNWAYAYEILASTNNFPEFTGRICPAPCEASCVLGINKPPVAIEFIEKSIAEVAFEKGYVKASPPNVRTGKQVAVVGSGPAGLAAAAQLNKAGHTVTVFERADQVGGLLRYGIPDFKLEKWTIDRRLAVMEAEGIQFKTGVNVGVDVRAKDLMDQFDLVMLTGGSTVPRDLPIPGRDLKGIYPAMEFLSQQNKRNANRPVDVDHQGMPYGDGELWATGKNVVVIGGGDTGSDCVGTSNRHGAASVTQIELMPMPPKERAANTPWPNWPMMLRTSTSHEEGCERQWSINTKAFIGDENGNLKALRLVDLTWKNEGGRMQMVELPGSERDVPCELALLAAGFLHPQHNGLLDELGLEYDERGNVKTNKYQTSTNPKVFAAGDMRRGQSLVVWAISEGREAARAADCYLMGETRLEAKAVSMIEAV
- a CDS encoding RidA family protein, with product MKFFFTCLASLLLTTFVQAQTNPNPQLGYTYKVDTGVVGKEVYISGQRPYNASGELVGTGNLGEQTRQVFQNLVAALDRVGMTMRNVKQVTYHLRGTPGQVNAAASQTASSVGAGFFGQIAPGLQQVKSLEKIVRDDVLIEVEVIAVK
- a CDS encoding AraC family transcriptional regulator, which translates into the protein MKKVGISPGHEAVGMWGNRIDELVENKLTLSHDSAELHLYETFQQASHVELRFDTPVMTSMLSGRKVVHHPDQPSFEYRPGESLLMAPNHTLFVDYPEATIAKPTRCLALTISDEFIRQTVAELNEQVARVEVNDQWQLHTNSYHLQNDPEISTLVDKLARLFRENNPFKSFFIKNTLKELIIRLSQVQVQTDLLTHTKQHLSTNRLAYIVSYIRENVTRSLSIEELCDKACLSKSHFFRLFKSELGVSPAQFILTERIRRAKVILSNPAKSITDACYESGFNSLTHFSNTFRSIERMCPRQFKRKLFVTN
- a CDS encoding DUF779 domain-containing protein; the protein is MHQRLAITPAAADVLNKLRAQHGPLMFHQSGGCCDGSSPMCYAAGDFIIGSQDIWLGQIDGCDFWMSSDQFEYWQHTHLTVDVTPGRGASFSLEIPMGVRFLIRSRMFEPQELNNLLPVQQGPFENA